One window of Chloroflexota bacterium genomic DNA carries:
- a CDS encoding alkaline phosphatase family protein, with the protein MTASQRAKVLILGMDCMTPQLVFEQWRDELPTFKSLMEGGIWGRLNSTIPPITVPAWMCMATSKNPGRLGFYGFRNRADYSYERMTIANSKAVTEDTVWDILSRDARRVILIGVPQTYPPKPVNGLVVSDFLTPSTKNRYTYPPELKAEVEEISGGYMLDVENFRTEDKDHLLQQIYLMTEKRIRVVKRLLTTREWDFAMWVEMGPDRIHHGFWKYFDPSHPKHQPGNPYANAIKEYYQYLDREIGQILALVPEETVVIVVSDHGAKRMVGGICINEWLRQEGYLTLREEPNGITPIEKVEIDWGRTKAWGAGGYYGRLFLNVAGREPQGTIPPADYERVREELTAKLEAITDPQGRNIGTRVFTPEKAYGKGYKGIPPDLIIYFGDLDWRSVGSVGHGSAYTFENDLGPDDANHAQEGIFIMHNPRFKARGEIKGLDILDVAPTVLAIYGLPIPPDWEGKVIPGSG; encoded by the coding sequence ATGACTGCCAGCCAGCGCGCCAAAGTGCTCATCCTCGGTATGGACTGTATGACCCCTCAATTGGTCTTTGAGCAATGGCGCGACGAACTGCCCACTTTCAAAAGCCTGATGGAGGGCGGCATATGGGGCCGGCTGAACAGCACGATCCCACCCATCACTGTCCCCGCTTGGATGTGCATGGCCACAAGCAAGAACCCGGGCAGGCTCGGCTTCTACGGCTTCCGCAACCGGGCCGACTACTCTTACGAGCGCATGACCATCGCCAACTCCAAGGCTGTTACCGAGGATACCGTGTGGGACATTCTGTCGCGTGACGCCCGGCGCGTCATCCTCATCGGTGTACCACAGACCTATCCGCCCAAGCCAGTGAACGGCCTGGTGGTCAGCGATTTTCTCACCCCGAGCACCAAGAACCGGTACACCTACCCTCCCGAACTGAAAGCCGAAGTCGAGGAAATCTCAGGCGGCTATATGTTAGATGTGGAGAACTTCCGCACCGAAGACAAAGATCACCTTCTACAGCAGATCTACCTCATGACTGAGAAGCGCATTAGAGTAGTGAAGCGACTTTTGACCACCCGGGAATGGGATTTCGCCATGTGGGTAGAGATGGGGCCGGACCGTATCCACCACGGCTTCTGGAAATACTTCGATCCTTCGCACCCTAAACACCAGCCGGGCAATCCCTATGCCAACGCGATCAAAGAATACTATCAGTACCTGGATCGCGAAATCGGGCAGATACTTGCTCTGGTGCCTGAGGAGACAGTGGTCATCGTGGTCTCAGATCATGGGGCGAAGAGAATGGTCGGCGGAATTTGCATCAACGAATGGCTGCGGCAGGAAGGATACCTTACACTGCGCGAGGAGCCGAATGGCATCACCCCCATCGAGAAAGTCGAAATAGATTGGGGGCGCACGAAGGCATGGGGCGCGGGAGGCTATTACGGGCGGCTCTTCTTGAACGTGGCCGGGCGTGAGCCGCAGGGCACAATTCCCCCGGCAGATTACGAGCGCGTGCGCGAAGAACTGACTGCCAAACTGGAGGCCATCACGGACCCACAAGGGCGCAATATTGGCACACGCGTGTTCACGCCGGAGAAGGCGTATGGCAAAGGCTACAAAGGCATCCCCCCCGATCTGATCATTTACTTCGGCGATCTGGACTGGCGCTCGGTGGGAAGTGTGGGTCACGGCTCCGCATACACGTTCGAGAACGACCTGGGGCCAGACGATGCCAACCATGCGCAAGAGGGCATCTTCATCATGCACAATCCACGGTTCAAAGCCCGCGGCGAGATAAAAGGGCTGGACATTTTAGACGTTGCACCCACCGTGTTGGCCATTTACGGGCTGCCAATTCCCCCCGACTGGGAGGGGAAGGTCATCCCCGGTAGCGGGTGA
- a CDS encoding phosphate ABC transporter substrate-binding protein, translating into MRARRILWMGILALLLASCSAGVKTATPMHLRMSGSEAVAKLLRSVANSYTQKHSHITVDIEETNSKAGLHSLLRGDVDIALVSGPLTQEEAPGLRIVPIGYDSITIVVNPSNPVHDLTLSEIHALFAGDILNWSQVGGENTPVQIISREDGSGTRAAFESQVMGERRVTRTALVATGSDTVYDAIAADQNALGYLPSSLLGPRVRAIRIQGVDPMPSNLGNGSYPLTLPLLLVTHADPPRVVADFVGFVLSPAGQQIISESCLPLQKMP; encoded by the coding sequence GTGAGAGCACGACGCATCTTATGGATGGGGATATTGGCCCTGTTGCTCGCCAGTTGCAGCGCGGGAGTGAAAACCGCCACCCCCATGCACCTGCGAATGAGCGGATCCGAGGCTGTGGCCAAACTCTTGCGCAGCGTAGCCAACTCTTACACGCAGAAACACTCGCACATAACCGTTGATATAGAAGAGACAAATTCCAAGGCTGGCCTGCACTCGCTCCTGAGAGGGGATGTGGATATTGCCCTGGTCTCTGGGCCCCTCACACAGGAAGAAGCACCCGGCCTACGTATCGTGCCCATCGGCTACGATAGTATCACCATCGTGGTGAATCCAAGTAATCCCGTACACGATCTCACCCTTAGTGAGATCCATGCTCTCTTTGCCGGTGATATTTTGAATTGGAGCCAAGTCGGTGGCGAGAACACACCGGTGCAGATCATCAGCCGCGAGGATGGTTCAGGAACTCGGGCTGCCTTCGAATCACAGGTGATGGGAGAGCGGCGTGTTACACGGACGGCTCTGGTAGCGACTGGGTCCGACACAGTGTATGATGCAATCGCGGCAGATCAGAATGCCCTGGGCTACCTGCCAAGTAGTCTATTGGGCCCACGCGTGCGAGCCATCCGCATCCAGGGCGTAGATCCCATGCCGTCCAACTTGGGGAACGGCAGTTATCCCCTCACCCTGCCCTTGCTGCTGGTCACGCATGCAGATCCGCCTCGCGTCGTAGCAGATTTCGTGGGATTTGTGCTCAGCCCCGCTGGGCAACAGATCATAAGCGAGAGTTGTCTTCCGTTGCAGAAGATGCCATAA